In a genomic window of Brassica rapa cultivar Chiifu-401-42 chromosome A10, CAAS_Brap_v3.01, whole genome shotgun sequence:
- the LOC103848369 gene encoding trimethylguanosine synthase isoform X1, with amino-acid sequence MGMVGSEEKEGASIKALGSLFKLTQIHLWEDGSTDTRLVPLFHEHKDRFEDMGLIQEMKALGLPVAFQTNKEWKNRTKSIHQKKRIKDRSDEVNVDVASPLSLFVSDCSPHHAIGGDEEVGAPCVENDCVQISAVEQYDEVACLGDGDRDSLLTSDATDSQSYELGDEHGSSEWKVYWDSFYGRNYFYNVITQESTWQPPLEMEHLAYSHETHNLNELPIEATEKQPDDLLGESPVVDVPAEQSDDLGGVCQSQCETKSLEEVSSLIDTYQETSIGNQLLDITTLEEEGNGTSVVKSIKKAKKKTRRTRAKKIFSCSNTGVPDEYSDVLGKYWCQRYLLFSRFDEGIKMDEEGWFSVTPEAIANHHASRCSGGVVIDCFTGVGGNAIQFASRSHYVIAIDLDPKKLDLAKHNAAVYGVADKIDFVKGDFFDLAHNLKAGTVFLSPPWGGPDYLKASTYDMKTMLRPRDGDALFTAAMNIASTVIMFLPRNVDINQLAELALSTSPPWSLEVEKNYLNGKLKAITAYYFRQDGC; translated from the exons ATGGGCATGGTCGGAAGCGAAGAAAAAGAAGGTGCATCAATCAAAGCTCTGGGCTCTCTCTTCAAGCTTACCCAAATCCATCTATG GGAAGATGGGTCGACAGATACTCGTTTGGTTCCTCTCTTCCATGAGCACA AAGACAGGTTTGAAGATATGGGATTGATACAAGAGATGAAGGCTCTGGGTCTTCCTGTTGCTTTTCAGACAAATAAGGAG TGGAAGAACAGAACCAAGTCTATCCAccaaaagaaaagaatcaaggaTCGATCAGACGAGGTTAATGTTGATGTTGCATCCCCTCTGAGTTTGTTTGTATCTGATTGCTCTCCACATCATGCTATTGGTGGAGATGAAGAGGTTGGTGCACCCTGTGTGGAAAACGACTGTGTTCAAATAAGTGCAGTAGAACAATATGATGAAGTTGCTTGCTTGGGAGATGGAGATAGAGATTCTTTGTTGACATCAGATGCAACAGATTCTCAGAGCTACGAACTCGGTGATGAGCATGGCTCTAGTGAATGGAAAGTTTACTGGGATTCTTTCTATGGACGCAATTATTTTTACAACGTTATAACACAAGAGTCTACATGGCAGCCACCTCTTGAGATGGAGCATCTTGCTTATAGCCAtgaaacccataacttgaatGAATTGCCTATAGAG gCAACAGAGAAGCAGCCTGATGACTTGCTCGGAGAGTCACCGGTGGTTGATGTTCCCGCCGAGCAATCTGATGATCTTGGTGGGGTTTGTCAAAGTCAATGTGAAACAAAATCCCTAGAGGAAGTTAGCAG TTTGATTGATACATACCAAGAAACTTCCATTGGGAATCAACTTCTGGATATTACTACTCTGGAAGAAGAGGGAAACGGTACATCTGTTGTAAAATCAATTAAGAAGGCTAAAAAGAAGACAAGAAGAACTCGAGCCAAGAAGATATTCTCTTGTTCGAACACAG GTGTTCCTGATGAATATTCTGATGTCCTTGGCAAGTACTGGTGCCAACGATATCTCCTCTTCTCCAGATTTGATGAAGGCATCAAAATGGACGAGGAAGGATGGTTTTCTGTCACTCCTGAAGCTATAGCTAACCATCATGCCTCTCGGTGTAGCGGAGGTGTAGTCATTGACTGTTTTACAGGAGTTGGTGGAAATGCTATTCAGTTCGCTTCAAG GAGTCATTATGTGATTGCAATTGATTTGGATCCAAAGAAACTTGATTTAGCGAAGCATAATGCTGCCGTATATGGCGTTGCTGATAAAATCGACTTTGTGAAGGGAGACTTCTTTGACTTGGCTCATAACTTGAAG GCAGGCACTGTGTTCCTATCGCCTCCATGGGGAGGTCCTGATTATCTTAAAGCGAGTACGTATGACATGAAGACAATGTTGAGACCTCGTGATGG AGACGCTCTATTTACTGCGGCCATGAACATCGCATCGACTGTTATAATGTTTCTTCCTAGAAATGTTGATATTAACCAATTGGCAGAACTAGCCTTATCAACATCTCCTCCATGGTCACTTGAG GTAGAAAAGAACTACTTAAATGGGAAGCTGAAGGCAATAACAGCATACTACTTCAGACAAGATGGTTGTTAA
- the LOC103848369 gene encoding trimethylguanosine synthase isoform X2, protein MGMVGSEEKEGASIKALGSLFKLTQIHLWEDGSTDTRLVPLFHEHNRFEDMGLIQEMKALGLPVAFQTNKEWKNRTKSIHQKKRIKDRSDEVNVDVASPLSLFVSDCSPHHAIGGDEEVGAPCVENDCVQISAVEQYDEVACLGDGDRDSLLTSDATDSQSYELGDEHGSSEWKVYWDSFYGRNYFYNVITQESTWQPPLEMEHLAYSHETHNLNELPIEATEKQPDDLLGESPVVDVPAEQSDDLGGVCQSQCETKSLEEVSSLIDTYQETSIGNQLLDITTLEEEGNGTSVVKSIKKAKKKTRRTRAKKIFSCSNTGVPDEYSDVLGKYWCQRYLLFSRFDEGIKMDEEGWFSVTPEAIANHHASRCSGGVVIDCFTGVGGNAIQFASRSHYVIAIDLDPKKLDLAKHNAAVYGVADKIDFVKGDFFDLAHNLKAGTVFLSPPWGGPDYLKASTYDMKTMLRPRDGDALFTAAMNIASTVIMFLPRNVDINQLAELALSTSPPWSLEVEKNYLNGKLKAITAYYFRQDGC, encoded by the exons ATGGGCATGGTCGGAAGCGAAGAAAAAGAAGGTGCATCAATCAAAGCTCTGGGCTCTCTCTTCAAGCTTACCCAAATCCATCTATG GGAAGATGGGTCGACAGATACTCGTTTGGTTCCTCTCTTCCATGAGCACA ACAGGTTTGAAGATATGGGATTGATACAAGAGATGAAGGCTCTGGGTCTTCCTGTTGCTTTTCAGACAAATAAGGAG TGGAAGAACAGAACCAAGTCTATCCAccaaaagaaaagaatcaaggaTCGATCAGACGAGGTTAATGTTGATGTTGCATCCCCTCTGAGTTTGTTTGTATCTGATTGCTCTCCACATCATGCTATTGGTGGAGATGAAGAGGTTGGTGCACCCTGTGTGGAAAACGACTGTGTTCAAATAAGTGCAGTAGAACAATATGATGAAGTTGCTTGCTTGGGAGATGGAGATAGAGATTCTTTGTTGACATCAGATGCAACAGATTCTCAGAGCTACGAACTCGGTGATGAGCATGGCTCTAGTGAATGGAAAGTTTACTGGGATTCTTTCTATGGACGCAATTATTTTTACAACGTTATAACACAAGAGTCTACATGGCAGCCACCTCTTGAGATGGAGCATCTTGCTTATAGCCAtgaaacccataacttgaatGAATTGCCTATAGAG gCAACAGAGAAGCAGCCTGATGACTTGCTCGGAGAGTCACCGGTGGTTGATGTTCCCGCCGAGCAATCTGATGATCTTGGTGGGGTTTGTCAAAGTCAATGTGAAACAAAATCCCTAGAGGAAGTTAGCAG TTTGATTGATACATACCAAGAAACTTCCATTGGGAATCAACTTCTGGATATTACTACTCTGGAAGAAGAGGGAAACGGTACATCTGTTGTAAAATCAATTAAGAAGGCTAAAAAGAAGACAAGAAGAACTCGAGCCAAGAAGATATTCTCTTGTTCGAACACAG GTGTTCCTGATGAATATTCTGATGTCCTTGGCAAGTACTGGTGCCAACGATATCTCCTCTTCTCCAGATTTGATGAAGGCATCAAAATGGACGAGGAAGGATGGTTTTCTGTCACTCCTGAAGCTATAGCTAACCATCATGCCTCTCGGTGTAGCGGAGGTGTAGTCATTGACTGTTTTACAGGAGTTGGTGGAAATGCTATTCAGTTCGCTTCAAG GAGTCATTATGTGATTGCAATTGATTTGGATCCAAAGAAACTTGATTTAGCGAAGCATAATGCTGCCGTATATGGCGTTGCTGATAAAATCGACTTTGTGAAGGGAGACTTCTTTGACTTGGCTCATAACTTGAAG GCAGGCACTGTGTTCCTATCGCCTCCATGGGGAGGTCCTGATTATCTTAAAGCGAGTACGTATGACATGAAGACAATGTTGAGACCTCGTGATGG AGACGCTCTATTTACTGCGGCCATGAACATCGCATCGACTGTTATAATGTTTCTTCCTAGAAATGTTGATATTAACCAATTGGCAGAACTAGCCTTATCAACATCTCCTCCATGGTCACTTGAG GTAGAAAAGAACTACTTAAATGGGAAGCTGAAGGCAATAACAGCATACTACTTCAGACAAGATGGTTGTTAA